Proteins encoded in a region of the Pseudomonas viciae genome:
- the kdsB gene encoding 3-deoxy-manno-octulosonate cytidylyltransferase translates to MTAAFTVVIPSRFASTRLPGKPLLLIAGKPMIQHVWEQACKSSAQRVVVATDDARIVAACKGFGAEVVLTREDHNSGTDRLAEVAEQLGLEPDAIVVNVQGDEPLIPPSVIDQVAANLAAHPEARMATLAEPIEDLQTLFNPSVVKVVSDLNGLALTFSRAILPWARDAFAQSRDVMPEGVPYRRHIGIYAYRAGFLQDFVAWGPCWLENTESLEQLRALWHGVRIHVADALIAPPTGVDTIEDLERVRRLLEA, encoded by the coding sequence ATGACCGCAGCCTTCACCGTTGTCATTCCGTCGCGCTTCGCCTCGACGCGCCTGCCAGGCAAGCCGTTGCTGTTGATCGCTGGCAAACCGATGATCCAGCACGTCTGGGAACAGGCCTGCAAAAGCAGCGCCCAACGCGTGGTAGTGGCGACGGACGATGCGCGCATCGTGGCGGCCTGCAAGGGCTTTGGCGCCGAGGTGGTCCTGACCCGCGAAGATCACAATTCCGGCACGGATCGCTTGGCGGAGGTCGCCGAGCAACTGGGCTTGGAACCCGACGCCATCGTCGTCAATGTGCAGGGCGATGAGCCGTTGATCCCGCCCAGCGTGATTGATCAGGTCGCCGCGAACCTGGCGGCCCATCCCGAAGCGCGCATGGCCACCCTGGCCGAGCCGATCGAAGATCTGCAAACCCTGTTCAACCCCAGTGTGGTCAAGGTCGTCAGCGACCTCAACGGCCTGGCGCTGACCTTCAGCCGGGCGATATTGCCCTGGGCCCGGGATGCGTTCGCGCAAAGCCGCGACGTCATGCCAGAAGGCGTGCCTTACCGCCGCCACATTGGTATCTATGCCTACCGCGCCGGTTTCCTCCAGGACTTCGTTGCCTGGGGCCCATGCTGGCTGGAAAACACTGAATCCCTGGAACAACTGCGTGCCCTGTGGCATGGCGTGCGGATCCATGTCGCCGATGCACTGATCGCCCCGCCAACCGGCGTCGACACGATTGAAGACCTCGAGCGCGTTCGTCGCCTGCTGGAGGCCTGA
- a CDS encoding Trm112 family protein has protein sequence MDTKLLDILACPVCKGPLKLSADKTELISKGAGLAYPIRDGIPVMLESEARTLTTDERLDK, from the coding sequence ATGGACACCAAATTGCTCGATATTCTGGCTTGCCCGGTCTGTAAAGGCCCGCTCAAGCTCAGTGCCGACAAGACCGAACTGATCAGCAAGGGCGCCGGCCTGGCCTACCCGATTCGTGATGGCATCCCGGTGATGCTCGAAAGCGAAGCCCGTACCCTGACCACCGATGAGCGTTTGGACAAATGA
- the lpxK gene encoding tetraacyldisaccharide 4'-kinase, whose protein sequence is MAMSDRLLAAWYDGHPALVLLRPLEWLYRRVVVGKRERFLAGEGEIYQPPVPLIVVGNITVGGTGKTPLILWMIQHCQRSGLRVGVVSRGYGAKPPQLPWRVEAGQGADVAGDEPLLIVQRTGVPLMIDPDRSRAVRALLEAEPLDLILSDDGMQHYRLARDLELVLIDDARGLGNRRCLPAGPLREPVERLRSVDAVLYNGASADHEDGFAFQLRPTALVNLASGERRPLDHFPPGQALHAVAGIGNPQRFFKTLETLHWRPIPHGFADHAEYSAQALNFTPSLPVVMTEKDAVKCRAFAAPHWWYLVVDAAPSPAFADWFDTQLMRLLPDRLLP, encoded by the coding sequence ATGGCCATGTCCGATCGCTTGCTTGCCGCGTGGTATGACGGTCATCCGGCCCTGGTATTGCTGCGGCCGCTGGAGTGGTTGTACCGGCGAGTGGTGGTGGGTAAGCGCGAGCGCTTCCTGGCGGGGGAGGGCGAGATCTACCAGCCGCCCGTGCCGCTGATCGTGGTCGGCAACATCACGGTAGGCGGCACCGGCAAGACGCCGCTGATCCTGTGGATGATCCAGCACTGCCAGCGCAGTGGCCTGCGGGTCGGGGTGGTCAGCCGGGGTTATGGTGCCAAGCCGCCGCAACTGCCTTGGCGGGTCGAGGCCGGGCAGGGCGCCGATGTCGCGGGTGACGAGCCGCTGTTGATCGTCCAACGCACCGGCGTGCCGCTGATGATCGATCCCGATCGCAGCCGCGCGGTCCGGGCACTGCTGGAAGCCGAACCGCTGGACCTGATCCTGTCCGATGATGGCATGCAGCATTATCGGCTGGCTCGCGACCTTGAGCTGGTACTGATCGATGATGCCCGTGGCCTGGGTAATAGACGTTGCCTGCCCGCCGGTCCGTTGCGCGAGCCGGTTGAGCGCCTGCGCTCGGTTGACGCTGTGCTGTACAACGGCGCCAGTGCTGATCACGAAGACGGCTTTGCCTTCCAATTGCGCCCCACCGCGCTGGTGAACCTGGCCAGTGGCGAACGACGGCCCCTCGATCATTTCCCACCCGGCCAGGCCTTGCACGCCGTGGCCGGCATCGGCAATCCCCAGCGTTTCTTCAAGACCCTCGAAACGCTACACTGGCGGCCAATACCGCACGGGTTTGCCGACCACGCCGAATACAGTGCCCAGGCGCTGAATTTCACGCCTTCGTTGCCAGTGGTCATGACGGAAAAGGACGCGGTCAAATGCCGTGCCTTCGCCGCGCCCCACTGGTGGTACCTGGTGGTAGACGCAGCACCGTCGCCGGCCTTCGCGGACTGGTTCGATACGCAGTTGATGCGCCTGTTGCCAGATCGGCTTTTGCCTTAA
- a CDS encoding ExbD/TolR family protein encodes MKFRRKPRENIEINLASLIDVVFILLLFFVVTTTFTRETQLKVELPQAVSGSPAEDQQLKNLEITISAEGAFSVNNQLLPKSDLASLIDALQKESGGDTKLPLSISADGKTPHQSVITAMDAAGKLGFSHLRMTTVEAAPAP; translated from the coding sequence GTGAAATTCCGCCGCAAACCACGGGAAAACATCGAGATCAACCTTGCGTCGCTGATCGATGTGGTGTTCATCCTGTTGCTGTTTTTCGTCGTGACCACCACCTTCACCCGGGAAACCCAGCTCAAGGTTGAATTGCCGCAAGCCGTCAGTGGCTCGCCGGCCGAAGACCAGCAGCTCAAGAACCTGGAAATTACCATCAGCGCCGAAGGGGCGTTCTCGGTGAACAACCAGTTGCTGCCCAAGAGTGACCTGGCGAGCCTGATCGACGCCCTGCAGAAGGAGTCCGGTGGCGACACTAAGCTGCCGCTGTCGATCAGCGCCGATGGCAAGACGCCTCATCAATCGGTCATCACCGCCATGGACGCGGCCGGCAAGCTCGGCTTCAGCCATCTGCGCATGACCACCGTCGAGGCGGCGCCTGCACCCTGA
- a CDS encoding MotA/TolQ/ExbB proton channel family protein: MWELVKSGGWMMLPIILSSIAALGIVAERLWTLRASRVTPEHLLGQVWVWIKDKQLNKDKLKELRASSPLGEILAAGLANSKHGREIMKECIEEAAARVIHELERYINALGTIAAMSPLLGLLGTVLGMIDIFSAFTGSGMTTNAAVLAGGISKALITTAAGLMVGIPAVFFHRFLQRRVDELVVGMEQEAIKLVEVVQGDRDVDLAGGKK, encoded by the coding sequence GTGTGGGAATTGGTCAAATCCGGCGGCTGGATGATGTTGCCGATCATTCTGAGTTCCATCGCGGCACTGGGTATCGTTGCCGAACGCCTGTGGACCCTGCGGGCCAGCCGCGTGACTCCGGAGCATCTGCTCGGGCAGGTCTGGGTCTGGATCAAGGACAAGCAACTGAACAAGGACAAGCTCAAGGAGCTGCGGGCCAGTTCGCCCCTGGGGGAAATCCTCGCCGCGGGCCTGGCGAACTCCAAGCATGGTCGCGAGATCATGAAAGAGTGCATCGAGGAAGCCGCCGCCCGGGTCATCCATGAACTGGAGCGCTATATCAACGCCCTGGGCACCATCGCTGCCATGTCCCCCCTGTTGGGCCTTCTGGGTACGGTGCTGGGCATGATCGACATTTTCAGCGCGTTCACCGGCTCCGGCATGACCACTAACGCTGCGGTGCTGGCGGGCGGTATTTCCAAGGCCTTGATCACCACCGCCGCGGGCCTGATGGTGGGTATCCCTGCGGTGTTCTTCCATCGGTTCCTGCAACGACGCGTGGACGAACTGGTGGTGGGCATGGAACAGGAAGCCATCAAGCTGGTCGAGGTGGTGCAGGGCGATCGTGACGTGGACCTGGCCGGGGGCAAGAAGTGA